A section of the Paenibacillus aurantius genome encodes:
- a CDS encoding MBL fold metallo-hydrolase: protein MRFTFLGTGAAEGIPSPFCSCPACTDARLTGGKNVRRRQSVLINDDLLVDLGPDVFASCAAFGISLTGLRHVLITHSHLDHFSPDNLKLRARGFRLETELPEIDAAGPPSVWMKWEESGGSDREAGIRRRPVLPGSRFELGAYRIRSLPAVHQLRTGDAMNYVIDDGTATLLYASDTGYYEEEVWKELEGYRFDTVIMEGTLGFRSSGREHLNFGDLGRMMERLEKIGAIGRETVRIATHFSHQSVEPYEETCRTLKAMGIECAFDGLTRQAGNRSR from the coding sequence ATGCGGTTTACTTTTCTCGGGACAGGGGCGGCAGAGGGGATTCCCTCTCCGTTCTGCTCCTGCCCTGCCTGTACCGACGCCCGGTTAACGGGAGGTAAGAATGTGCGGAGGAGGCAGAGTGTTCTCATAAACGACGATCTGCTGGTTGATCTGGGACCGGACGTGTTCGCCTCGTGCGCTGCCTTCGGAATAAGCTTAACGGGCCTGCGCCATGTGCTTATCACGCACAGCCACCTGGACCATTTCAGTCCGGATAACCTGAAGCTGAGAGCCCGCGGGTTCCGGCTTGAGACCGAGCTTCCCGAGATTGATGCCGCCGGTCCTCCTTCCGTATGGATGAAATGGGAGGAATCGGGCGGGTCCGACCGGGAGGCCGGCATTCGGAGACGGCCGGTCCTGCCCGGGAGCCGTTTCGAGCTGGGTGCCTACCGGATCCGTTCCCTGCCGGCCGTGCACCAGCTTCGCACCGGGGACGCAATGAACTACGTGATAGACGACGGAACGGCCACTCTGCTGTACGCCTCGGATACCGGTTATTACGAAGAAGAGGTGTGGAAGGAATTGGAGGGGTACCGGTTCGATACCGTGATTATGGAGGGAACGCTCGGTTTCCGATCCTCCGGCAGGGAGCACCTGAATTTCGGCGACCTCGGCCGCATGATGGAGCGACTGGAGAAGATAGGGGCCATCGGGAGGGAAACGGTCCGAATCGCTACCCATTTTTCCCATCAGAGCGTGGAGCCGTACGAGGAAACCTGCCGGACCTTGAAGGCCATGGGAATCGAGTGTGCCTTTGACGGGCTCACCCGGCAGGCGGGGAACCGGTCCCGCTGA
- a CDS encoding type 2 periplasmic-binding domain-containing protein, whose translation MKARKALPPVLAAVMAASLAAGCSDKGGEAGATPKTGERAKDVNTTGFPIVKEPIKLTVFAARADSAPVNWNEVEIWKEYAKMTNVTVDWQLSPASDAAALTQKRNVLMASGDLPDFFHTARFSTTDIANYGSQGLLIPLNDLIDKYAPNVKKLFETNPEVKKGLTMPDGKIYSLPTFYDPSFRSVVIGSEFWINKKFLDALGMKEPTTTEEYYQYLKAVKTQDPNKNGKNDEIPFAASGVLGGIGIVDALKGAWGLGNHGNTHGRVDMDPKTNKLRFEPADPGYKELLEYLNRLYKEDLFIPDIMTIKGPEMLAKGKEGLYGSFVHINEKSSFGTDTNSYVGMTALKGPHGDQVFSRARSPLIDIGAFAISNKNKYPEATIRWVDYFYSEEGSKMFFMGIKDKSYVEKPDGTLDYSDELKKDKEAQKKYVTFAGGFYPAMLTKKTYFGGESFPENQEAVKKIDPYYPKEVWPAFTYTQEELARFTPLTNDINKYVDEMTVKFIMGNAPFSEWDNYLATLKKMGLDDYMKIYTAAYERYKK comes from the coding sequence ATGAAAGCAAGAAAAGCGTTGCCGCCGGTTCTGGCTGCGGTGATGGCGGCCAGTTTGGCGGCCGGGTGCTCGGACAAGGGCGGAGAGGCGGGAGCCACTCCGAAAACGGGAGAGAGAGCCAAGGATGTCAATACGACGGGATTCCCGATCGTCAAGGAGCCGATCAAGCTGACGGTCTTCGCCGCAAGGGCGGACTCGGCTCCCGTCAATTGGAACGAAGTGGAGATCTGGAAGGAATACGCGAAGATGACCAACGTCACGGTCGACTGGCAGCTCTCTCCCGCGTCCGACGCGGCCGCTCTGACCCAGAAGCGGAATGTCCTTATGGCCAGCGGAGATCTGCCGGATTTCTTCCACACGGCGAGGTTCTCGACCACGGATATCGCCAACTACGGCAGCCAGGGCCTGCTCATTCCGCTTAACGATCTGATCGACAAGTACGCCCCGAATGTCAAAAAGCTGTTCGAAACCAACCCGGAGGTGAAGAAGGGATTGACGATGCCGGACGGCAAAATCTATTCCCTTCCGACCTTCTACGACCCTTCCTTCCGCTCGGTCGTCATCGGCTCCGAATTCTGGATCAACAAGAAGTTCCTCGATGCTCTCGGCATGAAAGAGCCGACGACAACCGAGGAGTATTATCAATACTTGAAGGCGGTCAAAACCCAGGATCCGAACAAGAACGGCAAGAATGATGAAATTCCTTTCGCGGCTAGCGGTGTGCTGGGCGGAATCGGCATTGTGGATGCGCTTAAGGGAGCCTGGGGACTGGGCAACCACGGCAATACCCACGGCCGGGTGGATATGGATCCCAAGACGAACAAGCTCCGCTTCGAGCCGGCCGACCCGGGCTATAAGGAGCTCCTGGAATACTTGAACCGGCTGTATAAGGAAGATCTGTTCATTCCGGATATCATGACGATCAAAGGGCCGGAAATGCTCGCCAAAGGGAAGGAAGGGCTGTACGGTTCCTTCGTCCACATTAACGAGAAGTCGAGCTTCGGCACCGACACGAACAGCTATGTCGGCATGACGGCCCTGAAGGGTCCTCACGGGGACCAGGTATTCTCCCGCGCCCGCTCTCCGCTGATCGACATTGGCGCCTTCGCCATCTCCAACAAGAACAAATACCCGGAAGCGACGATTCGCTGGGTCGATTACTTCTACAGCGAAGAAGGCAGCAAGATGTTCTTCATGGGCATCAAGGACAAGAGCTACGTGGAGAAGCCGGACGGCACGCTCGATTACAGCGACGAGCTCAAGAAGGACAAAGAAGCCCAGAAGAAATACGTCACGTTCGCAGGCGGTTTCTATCCGGCCATGCTGACCAAGAAAACGTATTTCGGCGGCGAAAGCTTCCCGGAGAACCAGGAAGCCGTGAAGAAGATCGATCCTTACTACCCGAAGGAAGTATGGCCGGCCTTCACGTATACCCAAGAAGAATTGGCCCGGTTTACTCCGCTGACGAACGACATCAACAAGTACGTGGATGAGATGACCGTAAAATTCATCATGGGCAACGCTCCGTTCTCCGAGTGGGACAATTATCTGGCTACGCTTAAGAAGATGGGGCTGGACGATTACATGAAAATTTACACGGCCGCCTACGAACGCTACAAAAAGTAA
- a CDS encoding carbohydrate ABC transporter permease, translated as MVTQTTLKSGGRIRQSAGDRVLDLFIYVWLIFVAMLVLYPLVYVFSASISNPEHVVTGKMWLIPMDFTSVGYTKLLQDKDVLLGYRNTLFYVSAGTLVNVVMTVLAAYPLSRRDFVGRGAITAFFAFTLFFSGGLIPTYLLIKSLHMVNTFWAIIIPTAVSVLNIVIMRTSLEHGIPNELIESASMDGCGDLRMLFRIVLPLSLPILAVMVLYYAVWNWNTYFNAMIYLNDREKFPLQLFLRDILVRGEFNELQTGEFSIQRVLEGETIKYAMVIVANLPMLLLYPFLQKYFVKGVLIGAIKG; from the coding sequence CTCTTAAATCAGGCGGACGGATCAGGCAATCCGCCGGCGACCGGGTTCTCGATCTCTTCATCTACGTGTGGCTGATCTTCGTCGCCATGCTGGTGCTGTATCCGCTCGTCTATGTATTCAGCGCTTCCATCAGCAATCCCGAGCACGTCGTGACGGGCAAAATGTGGCTCATTCCGATGGATTTCACCTCCGTCGGGTACACCAAACTGCTTCAGGACAAGGATGTGCTGCTGGGCTACCGGAACACGCTGTTCTACGTCTCGGCCGGTACCCTCGTCAACGTGGTCATGACGGTATTGGCTGCTTACCCGCTGTCGCGCCGAGATTTCGTCGGCCGAGGGGCCATCACCGCGTTCTTTGCTTTCACCTTGTTCTTCAGCGGAGGCCTGATCCCAACCTATCTGCTGATCAAGAGCTTACATATGGTCAACACCTTCTGGGCGATCATCATCCCTACGGCCGTATCGGTGCTGAATATTGTCATCATGAGAACCTCTCTCGAGCATGGGATTCCGAATGAGCTTATCGAGTCCGCCTCGATGGACGGCTGCGGCGACCTTCGGATGCTTTTCCGGATCGTGCTTCCCTTGTCCCTGCCCATTCTGGCTGTTATGGTGCTTTATTACGCCGTCTGGAACTGGAACACCTACTTCAATGCCATGATCTACTTGAACGACCGGGAGAAATTCCCCCTTCAGCTGTTCCTGCGGGATATTCTCGTCCGGGGAGAATTTAACGAGCTGCAGACGGGCGAATTCTCCATCCAGCGGGTGCTGGAAGGGGAAACGATCAAATATGCCATGGTTATCGTGGCGAATCTGCCTATGCTGCTTCTCTATCCGTTCCTGCAGAAGTACTTCGTCAAAGGGGTTCTCATCGGTGCCATTAAGGGATAA
- a CDS encoding extracellular solute-binding protein, translating to MSSKAVKWGALGASLALFSGLMAGCGGSEPKAGATTAPTANGGLDTSEKVELQLYMLGEAPKDLPVIEGKINEMALKDLNATVKFNYIPWTDNTTKYKLLLTSGQNIDLIYTANWFGYQQYAKKGAFQPLDELVPKYAPKLNSFVPKDMWETARIDGKIYTVPSTYKEYTTGGFIYREDLRQKYNLPKPDSIETFGAYLDGIKKNEKDLFPLASGFNMNNYKELKVNPAGSFPYGVTAPYTKPQEMTSFWGSPEHLAGLKVAKEWADKGFWSKNVLNEKELANNLVINGKSAALMSHNPSMFNDMNTKTQAGHPDWKLAYSPFPFIKGYATPVNPIGNGFAIPKSSKHADRAIAFYEKLVTDKRYNQLTEYGIEGTNYKVENGYYQMIGDAKTNGFPREAMNGWSWRNPEYMLFDKGYDGVKEIFSQLDKISKPDIYSGFAEDYTSYQAEKAALEQVEKQYLKPLEMGLVDDVEGGLKIFMEKAKAAGLEKIQAEYKKQWLQYLDEKKIK from the coding sequence CATTATTCTCCGGCCTGATGGCCGGATGCGGCGGCTCGGAACCCAAAGCCGGGGCCACGACAGCCCCAACCGCAAACGGAGGCTTGGATACATCCGAGAAGGTCGAGCTTCAACTGTACATGCTCGGCGAAGCGCCGAAGGATCTGCCGGTGATTGAAGGCAAGATCAACGAGATGGCCCTTAAGGACCTGAACGCAACCGTCAAATTCAACTACATTCCCTGGACCGACAACACCACCAAGTACAAGCTCCTTCTGACCTCAGGCCAAAACATTGACTTAATCTACACGGCCAACTGGTTCGGCTACCAGCAGTACGCGAAGAAGGGTGCCTTCCAGCCGCTCGATGAGCTCGTTCCGAAGTATGCCCCTAAGCTGAACAGCTTCGTGCCGAAGGACATGTGGGAAACGGCCCGCATCGACGGCAAGATTTATACCGTTCCGTCCACGTACAAGGAGTATACGACCGGCGGCTTCATTTACCGGGAGGACCTGCGCCAGAAGTACAACCTGCCTAAGCCCGATTCCATCGAAACCTTCGGGGCTTACCTCGACGGAATCAAGAAGAACGAGAAGGACTTGTTCCCGCTCGCTTCCGGTTTCAACATGAACAACTACAAAGAACTGAAGGTCAATCCGGCCGGTTCCTTTCCTTACGGTGTAACCGCGCCATACACCAAGCCTCAGGAAATGACTTCGTTCTGGGGATCTCCCGAGCATCTGGCCGGCTTGAAGGTCGCCAAGGAGTGGGCGGACAAAGGCTTCTGGTCCAAAAACGTCCTGAACGAGAAGGAGCTCGCCAACAACCTGGTTATCAACGGCAAATCCGCCGCACTCATGTCCCACAACCCGTCCATGTTTAACGACATGAACACGAAGACCCAAGCGGGTCATCCGGATTGGAAGCTGGCTTACTCCCCGTTCCCGTTCATTAAAGGGTATGCGACTCCCGTCAATCCGATCGGAAACGGATTCGCCATTCCGAAGAGCAGCAAGCACGCCGACCGCGCGATCGCTTTCTACGAGAAGCTCGTCACCGACAAGCGGTACAACCAGCTGACCGAGTACGGCATCGAGGGAACCAACTATAAGGTCGAGAACGGTTACTATCAGATGATTGGCGACGCCAAGACGAACGGTTTCCCTCGCGAGGCCATGAACGGCTGGTCGTGGAGAAACCCCGAATACATGCTGTTCGACAAAGGCTATGACGGCGTGAAGGAAATTTTCAGCCAGCTGGACAAAATCTCCAAACCGGACATCTACTCCGGCTTCGCGGAAGATTATACGTCCTACCAAGCCGAGAAGGCCGCCCTGGAGCAAGTCGAGAAGCAATATTTGAAACCGCTTGAAATGGGTCTCGTCGACGATGTGGAAGGCGGACTGAAGATCTTCATGGAGAAAGCGAAAGCGGCCGGCCTAGAGAAGATCCAAGCCGAATACAAGAAGCAGTGGCTCCAATACCTGGATGAAAAGAAAATCAAGTAA
- a CDS encoding DUF4091 domain-containing protein: MLRKPLSVLSSAVLLAALLAPVTKADTSPDFSVWVPTNSEKVLRDQAFPAGAEAGSQHLEMGAARNEYESGQVIVKAGDTPLRKLQVSVSELKQTNGSAKIRSEDIQLFREHYIQVTKPTTGAFPAGWYPDALIPLDGFLDVPANQNQGIWIKVKVPKGQEPGDYTGTVTLHETGNPIVIPVRLTVWDFELTDESHSETAFTLWGDQISYAHNGVQGEEFWKLLDKYYWASVDSRIVPSYLPVPTGDIDQFIQLAEPYILNPKVTSYRLPLYLDAQSQPDWAKTKLLVDRLREKGLLAKAFFYLGGQIDEPAPAVFPKVRDYAQKMKEIAPDVRHFVTTQPTDELVPDVNNWIALINKYDKDYAQERQAAGDHVWWYTSVNPKHPFPSYHIDDELLSARLLSWMQKDYGVEGNLFWSTTIFKKYDGKQYVPRDVWTDPLAFPGANGDGYLFYPGTQLGIDGPVGTIRLEAIREGMEDYEYLWQLEQHIKETAARLGVKDYPVHDSLQFYYDRLYKNIRSFADDPANLLDVRADVAEEITSTDKGPLALVGVTGTGGTRQLTIHTEPGAEVRLGDRVLAPSEKGASYDKFTAEVAVHNGPNEAVLTITRDGVSRTLTKIIQVNGEEPTVPVVFQNAETPADLQKLTSSTVNLSLSDEYVTNGQHSLKAEFRGGVKFPNFRLMDAGKGIPTGDWSPYKALEFDVHNVGETANFYVKFHQTNGKTDDTFIQFVRPDRSKTVHIDLSDIALDLTQMKGIEIWMWQQPAAKVLYFDNFRFLTTASGT, encoded by the coding sequence ATGCTGCGCAAACCCTTAAGCGTACTGTCGTCCGCCGTCCTTCTGGCCGCTCTGCTTGCCCCGGTTACGAAGGCGGATACCTCGCCGGATTTCTCGGTCTGGGTACCGACCAATTCCGAGAAAGTGCTGCGCGATCAAGCCTTCCCGGCCGGGGCCGAGGCGGGCTCCCAGCACCTGGAGATGGGAGCCGCCCGCAACGAATACGAGAGCGGGCAGGTCATCGTAAAAGCGGGAGACACTCCGCTTCGGAAGCTGCAAGTATCGGTAAGCGAGCTTAAACAAACGAACGGCAGCGCCAAAATCCGAAGCGAAGACATCCAGCTGTTCCGGGAGCATTATATCCAGGTGACCAAGCCGACCACCGGGGCTTTCCCGGCCGGCTGGTACCCGGACGCCTTGATCCCGCTGGACGGATTTCTGGATGTGCCCGCCAACCAGAACCAAGGCATTTGGATCAAGGTCAAAGTCCCGAAGGGACAGGAGCCGGGAGACTATACCGGGACCGTGACGCTTCACGAAACGGGCAACCCGATCGTGATTCCCGTCCGGCTGACGGTATGGGATTTCGAGCTTACGGATGAGAGTCACTCCGAGACGGCCTTCACGCTATGGGGGGATCAGATCTCCTATGCCCATAACGGGGTGCAGGGGGAGGAGTTCTGGAAGCTCCTCGACAAGTACTACTGGGCTTCCGTTGACAGCCGCATCGTCCCAAGCTATCTGCCGGTCCCAACGGGAGACATCGACCAGTTCATCCAGCTGGCCGAACCGTATATCCTCAATCCGAAGGTAACCTCCTACCGGCTTCCGCTGTATCTGGATGCCCAGAGCCAGCCGGATTGGGCCAAAACAAAGCTTCTCGTCGACCGGCTGCGGGAGAAAGGGCTTCTCGCGAAGGCGTTCTTCTACCTGGGCGGGCAAATCGATGAGCCGGCTCCCGCCGTTTTCCCGAAAGTCCGGGACTATGCCCAGAAGATGAAGGAAATCGCGCCGGACGTCCGCCACTTCGTTACGACGCAGCCTACGGATGAGCTTGTTCCCGATGTGAACAACTGGATCGCCCTGATCAACAAATACGACAAGGATTACGCGCAGGAAAGGCAGGCGGCGGGAGATCACGTCTGGTGGTACACTAGTGTGAATCCGAAGCATCCGTTTCCGTCCTATCATATTGACGATGAGCTGCTGAGCGCCCGGCTGCTTTCGTGGATGCAGAAGGATTACGGCGTGGAAGGCAATCTCTTCTGGTCCACGACCATCTTCAAGAAATACGACGGCAAGCAGTACGTGCCGAGAGACGTCTGGACGGATCCTTTGGCTTTTCCGGGTGCAAACGGGGACGGGTATCTGTTCTACCCGGGAACGCAGCTAGGTATAGACGGACCGGTCGGCACCATCCGTCTGGAAGCCATCCGGGAAGGGATGGAGGACTATGAATACCTGTGGCAGCTGGAGCAGCACATCAAAGAAACGGCCGCTCGTCTTGGCGTAAAGGATTATCCGGTGCACGATTCTCTGCAGTTCTACTACGACCGCCTGTACAAGAACATTCGGAGCTTTGCGGACGATCCGGCTAATCTTCTGGACGTCCGTGCAGACGTTGCAGAGGAAATCACCTCCACGGACAAAGGTCCTCTCGCTCTGGTTGGAGTGACGGGCACCGGCGGAACCCGGCAGCTGACCATCCATACCGAGCCGGGGGCGGAAGTACGGCTGGGAGACCGGGTGCTGGCCCCTTCGGAGAAGGGCGCTTCCTATGACAAGTTCACAGCAGAGGTAGCCGTCCACAACGGGCCGAATGAAGCAGTTCTCACCATAACCCGTGACGGAGTGTCCCGTACCCTAACCAAAATCATTCAGGTTAACGGGGAGGAGCCGACGGTTCCCGTTGTTTTCCAAAATGCCGAAACGCCGGCGGATCTTCAGAAGCTGACCTCGTCCACCGTCAACTTAAGCCTGTCTGATGAATATGTGACCAACGGACAGCATTCCTTGAAGGCGGAGTTCCGAGGGGGAGTGAAATTTCCCAACTTCCGTCTGATGGACGCAGGCAAAGGGATCCCGACAGGGGATTGGTCTCCGTATAAAGCCCTGGAATTCGATGTCCATAACGTAGGAGAGACGGCCAATTTCTATGTGAAATTCCATCAGACGAACGGGAAGACGGATGATACGTTCATCCAGTTTGTCCGGCCGGACCGGAGCAAAACCGTTCACATTGATCTGTCCGATATTGCCCTGGATTTGACGCAGATGAAGGGAATCGAGATCTGGATGTGGCAGCAGCCTGCGGCCAAGGTGCTCTATTTCGATAACTTCCGGTTTCTAACTACCGCATCGGGGACATAA